A window of the Phaseolus vulgaris cultivar G19833 chromosome 5, P. vulgaris v2.0, whole genome shotgun sequence genome harbors these coding sequences:
- the LOC137836199 gene encoding pollen-specific leucine-rich repeat extensin-like protein 3: MKKNKMGSSRYSIVNVTFLLALFIITLDLCMVKTEANGPIHRLPCNNDKECQEGCHNPKCGCSAVCMNQFCQCPDPTLQSQEPHHHAQPPHHHAQPPHHPRHPHRSPPPPQQTPPPSPPKTPPPPPKATTPPPPKATTPPPKATTPPPPPKATPPPPKVTTPPPPPYY, encoded by the exons ATGAAGAAGAATAAGATGGGTTCTTCAAGATATTCCATTGTCAATGTGACATTCTTGTTAGCCCTTTTCATCATCACTTTAG ATTTGTGCATGGTGAAGACAGAAGCAAATGGACCAATTCATCGATTACCATGTAATAACGATAAAGAGTGCCAAGAAGGATGTCATAATCCAAAGTGTGGTTGTTCAGCAGTGTGCATGAATCAGTTTTGCCAGTGTCCAGATCCAACTCTTCAATCACAGGAACCACACCACCATGCTCAACCACCACACCACCATGCCCAACCACCACACCACCCACGCCACCCTCACCGCTCACCACCACCACCCCAACAAACTCCACCACCATCACCACCCAaaacaccaccaccaccacccaaAGCAACAACACCACCACCACCCAAAGCAACAACACCACCACCCAAAGCCacaacaccaccaccaccacccaaAGCAACACCACCACCACCCAAAGTCacaacaccaccaccaccaccctaCTACTGA
- the LOC137834719 gene encoding early nodulin-75-like, whose translation MKKKMGSSRYSIVNVTFLLALFIITLDLCMVKTEARGPIYRWPCDSDKDCKVGCHNPNCGCASVCIDHVCQCPHLTSTHTLTLQPHPPHQAPPPHHHQPPHQAPSPPHPPPHQVPPHQAPSPHQVPPHHPPPHQAPSPHHPPPHQVPSPHHPPPHQAPSPSPHHPSPHHPAPHHSHHSSPHHSPSPHHPPPHQAPSPHHPPPPQTPSPHHPPPPQAPSPHHPPPHQVPSPHHPPPHQAPSPSPHHPSPHHPAPHHPHHSHHSHHSSPHHSPSPHHPPPHQAPSPHHPPPPQTPPPPQTPSPHHPPPPQAPSPHHPPPPQAPSPHHPPPPQAPSPHHPPPQTPSPHHPPPPQTPSPHQTPSPNYPPPHQTPPPHHSPPQAPPPHQAPPQGPPPHQASPPPHQANPPVPPYSN comes from the exons ATGAAGAAGAAGATGGGGTCTTCAAGATATTCCATTGTGAATGTGACATTCTTGTTAGCCCTTTTCATCATCACTTTAG ATTTGTGCATGGTGAAGACAGAAGCAAGAGGACCCATTTATCGATGGCCATGTGATAGCGATAAAGATTGCAAAGTTGGGTGCCATAATCCTAACTGTGGTTGTGCTTCTGTCTGCATTGATCATGTTTGTCAGTGTCCTCATCTAACTTCAACCCACACTCTTACTCTCCAACCACACCCACCACACCAAGCACCACCCCCACACCACCATCAACCACCTCACCAAGCACCATCACCACCTCATCCACCACCACACCAAGTACCACCACACCAAGCACCATCACCACACCAAGTACCACCACACCATCCACCACCACACCAAGCACCATCACCACACCACCCACCACCACACCAAGTACCATCACCACACCATCCACCACCACATCAAGCACCATCACCATCACCACACCACCCATCACCACACCACCCAGCACCACACCACTCACACCACTCATCACCACACCACTCACCATCACCACACCACCCACCACCACACCAAGCACCATCACCACACCACCCACCACCACCCCAAACACCATCACCACACCACCCACCACCACCCCAAGCACCATCACCACACCACCCACCACCACACCAAGTACCATCACCACACCATCCACCACCACATCAAGCACCATCACCATCACCACACCACCCATCACCACACCACCCAGCACCACACCACCCACACCACTCACACCACTCACACCACTCATCACCACACCACTCACCATCACCACACCACCCACCACCACACCAAGCACCATCACCACACCACCCACCACCACCCCAAACACCACCACCACCCCAAACACCATCACCACACCACCCACCACCACCCCAAGCACCATCACCACACCACCCACCACCACCCCAAGCACCATCACCACACCACCCACCACCACCCCAAGCACCATCACCACACCACCCACCACCCCAAACACCATCACCACACCACCCACCACCACCCCAAACACCATCACCACACCAAACACCATCACCAAACTACCCCCCACCACACCAAACACCACCACCACACCACTCACCACCCCAAGCACCACCACCACACCAAGCACCACCCCAAGGACCACCACCACACCAAGCATCACCACCACCACACCAAGCAAATCCACCAGTACCACCATACTCAAACTGA
- the LOC137834720 gene encoding uncharacterized protein: MGEPSSMETLAFRPPHFSEEVAWLPCWLQSLGTNGSIEFVKESQAPSYQEAKDPGPSQETGNAGEDFNAISREEGRYRSCHLFLSGDDSSPISVASSPENVFHFSLRLSSDIGSVFCPTQDLNESQDVVAPSTVLSLQPIQPSIDFRENLHSIMDPLTSESDLPAAFIPEIVEKDASKSLIDTTDSVKGVDVSNAVELSIAASEALVIHDLVKLDSVLETIRTEAVLEVALHVKQARLDGLEVDFQSSNEESDYCDSLSDLNDFIMEDAYEDIGLPIDVPVENILCSSTIFEAKGVSNVEKDSGCNDKNSDIEHTSQFHNFDDKSKQKQLDVNAEKEMPQNTYSPHHSLRCEEMHSDDPALGENTLKPFENSPPIFNQCNSTDVLAPNQTVGLTMVDFTSIKPPNSVNSSLVENSGNFNKEKWTTYRAPERFRSRWLGGWTFKELDSSSLNRNNAEWIPNFLVRETSFLTESVDIVPDENSCVLKHDPNCAIGSQLSMPSEDSHKKPNESILQSQDVTKCSSPSLTDPLCSFVPCSLSLEHANYNAHIDKKSDSEDFVPSVSEFEVEKFQRILEKNANFDRSDERIMIVLDDKDLPITEARMDEQVTRKLTRVEHIALKTYSTILPNQDLNLNYNLTELPIDLSMDSATSLGTKISGSLSASEHAGGNKNEEDNQHSVDHKSIIEITNDKCGNELKTADENGISAEPTQDTKSPLILNHRIRQRLLGPMNVANDVTEKIIKQHVVPETVVQSQQNNNLNKLQFESNKFHSGHVRARKKVHFSEKVEELHPKRKLSKLESSHKRCSSVRAKRQRVSKSLTNSVPSMKHSSTNYCRNKVNEFIFQGVEFLLTGLSCEKERDMEALIRSSGGVVLYDIPSQNSGDKRHSTLSHLPIVLCMRKLQTTKFLYGCAVGASILKVDWLIDCVASGTILKPEKYMILPNRNDMKWSSIGTAIHQRNRKHIFERVRILLHGKPSFCTKLACIIKHGGGHVFKTLQGLVRTIDEERTLVAAIVIEDKAAISRHLKHCAKERNIPMMPFSWIIKSLYSGKLLPFTEEKTMHPLPFVKVSELPSSSDMSQEI; the protein is encoded by the exons ATGGGAGAACCTTCTTCCATGGAAACCCTAGCTTTTCGTCCTCCTCACTTCTCCGag GAAGTAGCTTGGCTTCCATGCTGGTTGCAGAGTCTTGGAACAAATGGGTCTATTGAATTTGTTAAGGAATCTCAGGCCCCTTCATACCAAGAAGCAAAG GATCCAGGACCTTCTCAAGAAACTGGTAACGCTGGAGAAGATTTCAATGCAATATCAAGGGAAGAAGGTCGATATAGAAGTTGTCATTTATTCTTATCTGGAGATGATAGTTCACCTATTAGTGTTGCTTCGTCTCCTGAAAAT GTGTTTCACTTTAGTTTGCGTCTTTCTTCAGATATTGGTTCAGTCTTTTGCCCGACCCAAGATTTGAATGAATCTCAAGATGTAGTTGCACCAAGTACTGTTTTGTCATTGCAACCTATTCAACCTTCTATTGATTTTAGAGAAAACTTGCATTCGATTATGGATCCTCTTACCAGTGAATCAGATTTGCCAGCTGCTTTCATCCCTGAAATTGTGGAAAAGGATGCTTCAAAATCTCTCATTGATACAACTGATTCTGTTAAAGGTGTTGATGTCAGTAATGCAGTTGAACTTTCTATTGCGGCATCTGAGGCATTGGTCATACATGATTTAGTGAAGTTGGACTCAGTTTTAGAAACAATACGTACAGAAGCTGTTCTTGAAGTTGCACTTCATGTGAAGCAGGCACGTCTTGATGGGTTGGAAGTTGACTTCCAATCCTCAAATGAGGAATCTGACTACTGTGATTCTCTTTCTGATTTGAATGATTTCATTATGGAAGATGCCTATGAAGATATAGGGCTACCTATTGATGTTCCTGTTGAGAATATTCTTTGCAGTTCAACTATATTTGAAGCAAAAGGTGTCTCCAATGTTGAAAAGGATAGTGGATGCAATGACAAAAATAGTGATATCGAGCATACTTCTCAGTTTCACAATTTTGATGATAAATCTAAACAAAAGCAATTAGATGTTAACGCGGAGAAGGAAATGCCGCAAAATACATACTCACCACATCATTCTTTACGTTGTGAGGAGATGCATTCTGATGATCCTGCTTTGGGTGAAAACACTCTCAAACCTTTTGAAAATAGTCCTCCTATTTTTAATCAATGCAATAGTACTGATGTCTTGGCCCCCAACCAG ACAGTTGGGTTGACTATGGTTGACTTTACTTCTATCAAGCCACCAAACAGTGTCAATTCGTCACTTGTTGAGAATTCTGGAAATTTCA ACAAGGAGAAATGGACAACATATCGAGCTCCAGAAAGATTTAGAAGTCGCTGGTTAGGGGGGTGGACATTTAAG GAATTAGATTCATCTTCATTGAATCGAAACAATGCAGAATGGATTCCGAATTTTCTTGTTAGAGAGACAAGCTTTCTTACAGAATCCGTAGATATTGTTCCAGATGAGAATTCTTGTGTGCTGAAACATGATCCCAACTGTGCCATTGGTTCTCAGCTTAGTATGCCTTCTGAAGACTCACACAAGAAACCTAATGAGAGCATATTGCAGTCTCAAGATGTGACCAAATGTTCTAGTCCATCATTGACTGATCCTCTCTGTTCGTTTGTTCCGTGTAGCCTTTCCTTAGAGCATGCTAATTACAATGCTCATATTGACAAAAAAAGTGATTCTGAGGATTTTGTTCCATCCGTCTCTGAATTTGAGGTGGAGAAATTTCAAAGGATCTTGGAAAAGAATGCTAATTTTGACCGTAGTGATGAGAGAATTATGATTGTGCTAGATGATAAAGATCTTCCAATCACTGAAGCAAGGATGGATGAACAGGTCACTCGGAAGTTAACAAGGGTTGAACATATTGCTCTTAAGACTTATAGCACAATTTTACCAAACCAAGATCTCAACCTAAACTATAATTTGACAGAACTTCCAATTGACCTGAGTATGGATAGCGCAACATCTTTGGGCACGAAGATTTCAGGGAGCCTATCTGCTTCAGAGCATGCAGGTGGAAACAAAAATGAAGAAGATAATCAGCATTCGGTTGATCATAAGTCAATTATTGAAATAACAAATGACAAATGTGGTAATGAGTTAAAAACAGCTGATGAAAATGGCATTTCAGCAGAACCAACACAAGATACGAAATCACCTCTTATTCTAAACCATCGGATACGCCAGCGCTTGCTGGGCCCTATGAATGTTGCAAATGATGTCACAGAGAAAATTATTAAGCAGCATGTAGTGCCAGAAACTGTCGTTCAAAGTCAACAGAACAATAATCTTAATAAACTGCAGTTTGAGAGCAATAAATTCCACAGTGGACATGTTAGAGCCAGAAAGAAAGTACATTTCTCAGAAAAAGTGGAGGAGCTTCATCCAAAAAGGAAATTATCAAAGTTAGAATCCTCACATAAAAGAT GTTCTTCTGTCAGAGCAAAAAGGCAGCGAGTTTCAAAGTCATTGACCAATTCTGTGCCAAGTATGAAACATTCCTCGACAAATTATTGCAGAAACAAAGTGAATGAATTTATATTCCAAGGTGTAGAGTTCCTTCTAACCGGATTATCTTGTGAGAAGGAAAGGGACATGGAAGCACTAATAAGGAGTTCTGGTGGAGTGGTTCTTTATGATATTCCCTCTCAAAATTCTGGGGACAAGAGACATTCAACTTTATCTCATTTACCCATTGTTCTATGTATGAGAAAG CTGCAAACCACCAAATTCTTATATGGTTGTGCTGTTGGTGCTTCAATACTGAAAGTTGATTGGCTTATTGATTGCGTTGCATCTGGAACTATTTTGAAACCTGAAAA ATACATGATTCTTCCAAATCGAAATGACATGAAGTGGTCCAGTATTGGGACGGCAATTCATCAAAGAAACCGGaaacatatttttgaaagagtACGGATTCTGCTTCATGGGAAGCCTAGTTTCTGCACCAAATTGGCATGCATAATCAAG CATGGAGGTGGACATGTGTTCAAAACTCTTCAAGGGTTAGTACGGACCATTGATGAGGAAAGGACTTTGGTTGCAGCTATTGTAATTGAAGATAAAGCTGCAATATCACGTCACCTGAAGCATTGTGCCAAAGAGCGGAATATTCCAATGATG CCGTTTAGCTGGATCATTAAGAGCTTATATTCTGGAAAGTTACTTCCTTTCACCGAAGAAAAGACCATGCATCCTTTGCCATTTGTTAAAGTCTCTGAACTTCCTAGTTCTTCAGATATGAGtcaagaaatataa
- the LOC137834722 gene encoding protein MAINTENANCE OF PSII UNDER HIGH LIGHT 1: MACAFHATLAANSCAFSSRRFSLKHPKTSKRRFALFTVRADSDDSDCNEEECAPDKEVGKVSVEWLAGEKTKVVGTFPPRRKPGWTGYVEKDTAGQTNIYSVEPAVYVAESAISSGTAGSSSDGAENTAAIIAGLALISVAAASSILLQVGKNSPPQIQPTEYTGPSLTYYINKFKPPEITEVFVPSEAELPAAETASAADLSQVQAEAQIQPETSDVNIES; the protein is encoded by the exons ATGGCTTGTGCATTTCATGCAACTTTAGCAGCCAACAGCTGTGCCTTTTCTTCCAGGAGATTCTCCTTGAAGCACCCAAAGACCAGTAAGAGAAGGTTTGCTTTGTTCACTGTTAGAGCTGACTCTGATGACTCTGACTGCAATGAGGAAGAATGTGCCCCAGATAAGGAA GTTGGAAAGGTCAGTGTGGAATGGTTAGCCGGGGAGAAGACGAAGGTAGTCGGTACTTTCCCACCACGTCGTAAGCCGGGTTGGACTGGATATGTTGAGAAGGACACTGCTGGGCAGACAAACATTTATTCAGTTGAG CCAGCAGTTTATGTGGCAGAAAGTGCTATAAGTTCAGGAACTGCTGGCTCTTCTTCTGATGGAGCCGAGAACACTGCAGCAATTATTGCAGGCCTTGCCCTGATTTCAGTTGCTGCAGCATCCTCAATACTTCTACAAGTTGGTAAGAATTCTCCTCCTCAGATCCAGCCAACTGAATACACAGGGCCATCACTTACTTACTACATCAACAAGTTCAAGCCACCGGAGATTACTGAAGTGTTCGTGCCTAGCGAGGCAGAACTACCGGCGGCCGAGACCGCCTCGGCCGCCGACCTTTCCCAGGTTCAGGCTGAAGCTCAAATCCAGCCTGAGACATCAGATGTGAACATTGAATCGTAG
- the LOC137834721 gene encoding uncharacterized protein: MDTQKSQPEKGSSSAATAPVVSCRKKKNEEAAFLEDLKEHIDEFISASVDDHKSCFKKTIHKMFGLSKAVTEGQSNASKEVESSLALRTTLQD; the protein is encoded by the exons ATGGACACTCAGAAAAGCCAACCAGAAAAGGGGTCTTCTTCCGCCGCAACTGCTCCGGTTGTATCATGTCgaaagaaaaagaatgaagAAGCTGCTTTCTTGGAAGATTTGAAGGAACACATTGACGAGTTTATAAGTGCTTCTGTGGATGACCACAAAAGTTGCTTTAAGAAAACAATTCACAAG ATGTTTGGTTTGTCAAAGGCTGTTACAGAAGGGCAGTCCAATGCTTCCAAAGAAGTAGAAAGTTCTCTAGCTCTTCGGACAACTCTACAAGACTAG